The Vitis riparia cultivar Riparia Gloire de Montpellier isolate 1030 chromosome 10, EGFV_Vit.rip_1.0, whole genome shotgun sequence genome includes a region encoding these proteins:
- the LOC117923194 gene encoding putative receptor-like protein kinase At4g00960, with protein MVMGYLKLHFFISSFLIIHLTVAQHPNFVTEICIPEGGNYTNNSSYKASLDSLLSSFSNTTVDYGFYNSSAGEVKAIALCRGDLTPDTCRSCVNTSSHEIRRLCPNYKEAIIHYDTCMLRYSNRSIFSDGEYFPLAIGINPKNFSDVEQAIPALQKLLRDLKYEAASGGPLHKYATGEAMLESETIYALVQCTPNLESNQCTDCLDTINESVPTTLAEGKSGLRALGPSCNFRYETYSFYQPPPDAPSPSPSSSPSPTVNLPHPPPSIGTTGKRKDNTRRTAIIIVIPTVISVMLIICICILLTKQKQKEKFESVDELMSVESLEFDLNSIRVATENFSDANKLGQGGFGAVYKGKLPNGQDIAVKRLVRDSGERELQFKNEVLLVAKLQHRNLVRFLGFCLEGIEKLLIYEFVPNGSLDYLIFDPTRRLQLDWDMSYKIIKGIARGLLYLHEDFRLRIIHLDLKASNILLDAEMNPKISNFGMARLLSVDQTQGETSKILGTYGYMAPEYAMHGNFSIKSDVYSFGVLILEIISGQKNNCFRNGENAEDLINFAWKSWSEGTVSNLIDPTLMSGPRNEIMRCVHIGLLCVQENVADRPTMASVVAMFSSNSVTLPAPSRPTLFMHDSMEQEILLPLESNFVVTESPENIGHMSINEVSITELSPR; from the exons ATGGTAATGGGCTATTTGAAATTGcattttttcatttcatcattTCTGATCATCCACCTCACTGTTGCTCAGCATCCAAATTTCGTAACGGAAATCTGCATTCCAGAGGGAGGTAACTACACAAACAACAGTAGCTACAAGGCAAGCCTCGATAGCCTCCTCTCCTCCTTCTCCAACACCACAGTTGACTACGGGTTTTACAATTCCTCCGCTGGCGAAGTGAAAGCAATTGCACTCTGTAGAGGCGATCTCACGCCCGATACATGCCGTAGCTGTGTGAACACCTCTAGCCATGAAATCAGACGGCTTTGTCCTAACTACAAGGAAGCGATAATTCATTACGATACTTGTATGTTACGTTACTCTAACCGCTCCATATTCAGCGATGGGGAATATTTTCCTCTAGCTATTGGTATAAACCCAAAAAATTTCTCAGATGTGGAGCAGGCCATTCCGGCGCTGCAAAAATTGTTGCGCGACCTGAAATATGAAGCTGCTTCAGGCGGTCCTCTTCACAAGTATGCAACAGGAGAAGCAATGCTTGAGTCTGAAACCATATATGCACTTGTCCAGTGCACGCCTAATTTAGAAAGCAACCAATGCACAGATTGTTTGGACACTATTAATGAATCTGTTCCAACCACACTTGCCGAGGGGAAAAGTGGATTAAGAGCTTTGGGGCCTAGCTGTAACTTTAGGTATGAGACGTACAGTTTCTATCAACCTCCGCCTGATgcaccatcaccatcaccatctTCATCTCCATCCCCTACAGTTAATCTTCCTCATCCCCCACCATCCATTGGCACAACTGGAAAAC GAAAGGATAATACAAGGAGAACTGCCATCATCATTGTTATCCCAACAGTAATTTCGGTGATGCTTATCATCTGCATCTGCATCTTATTAACAAAGCAAAAGCAGAAGGAGAAGTTTGAAA GTGTGGATGAACTCATGAGTGTAGAGTCCTTGGAATTCGACCTTAACTCTATTAGAGTTGCAACCGAAAACTTTTCTGATGCTAATAAGCTGGGACAAGGTGGATTTGGTGCTGTTTACAAG GGTAAGCTTCCCAATGGGCAAGATATAGCTGTGAAGAGGTTGGTTAGAGATTCTGGAGAAAGAGAACTACAATTCAAAAATGAGGTCCTATTAGTGGCAAAGCTTCAACACAGGAATTTGGTTAGATTCCTAGGCTTCTGCTTGGAAGGAATTGAAAAACTTCTCATCTATGAGTTTGTGCCTAATGGAAGCCTTGATTACTTAATATTTG ATCCCACCAGACGTTTACAATTGGATTGGGACATGagttacaaaattattaaaggCATTGCTCGAGGACTTCTTTACCTTCATGAAGATTTTAGGCTTCGGATTATTCATCTTGATCTTAAAGCTAGCAATATTTTATTAGATGCAGAGATGaatcctaaaatttcaaattttggcaTGGCAAGGTTGCTTTCAGTAGATCAAACTCAAGGAGAGACGAGTAAAATTTTGGGGACCTA TGGGTATATGGCTCCAGAGTATGCAATGCACGGTAACTTCTCAATTAAGTCAGATGTCTACAGTTTTGGAGTGTTGATTTTAGAGATTATTAGTGGTCAAAAGAATAATTGTTTCCGCAATGGAGAGAATGCAGAAGATCTTATAAACTTT GCATGGAAAAGTTGGAGCGAAGGGACAGTTTCAAATTTGATAGATCCGACATTAATGTCTGGTCCAAGAAATGAAATTATGAGATGCGTCCATATTGGTTTGCTATGTGTCCAAGAAAATGTAGCTGACAGACCAACTATGGCTTCAGTTGTTGCTATGTTTAGTAGCAACTCTGTTACTCTCCCAGCACCTTCCAGACCCACACTTTTTATGCACGATAGCATGGAGCAAGAGATACTATTACCACTGGAGTCTAATTTTGTGGTGACCGAGTCTCCTGAGAATATAGGGCATATGTCCATAAATGAGGTTTCTATCACTGAACTTAGTCCACGTTAG